The following is a genomic window from Takifugu rubripes chromosome 13, fTakRub1.2, whole genome shotgun sequence.
AAAACCATGCATGGTATAAAAACGCTACCATCACCTCTTCTTTCCTCAGTACATGCTGCTGTGATCGCCATCAATGAGGCCATTGACCAGGGTGTACCTGAGGGCACACTGGCCGCCATGCAGAACCCCAACGCCATGCTGGTCAACCTGGATCCCAGCAGTGCTCATCACTATCACAACACATTGTACCAGGCTAAAGGGGAGAAGGTGGCCAACTCGCGGAAAAGGGTAGGCAGTTTCATCAGAGGTGGTGCGACACGGGGGCAGTGAAAGGAATGATGGCCCGCAGCGCGGCGTTCTGAAGAGGCCATAAAAAGGCCCCAAACTGCTCCCGTCTTGATTAGAAAGTAATTGGAGttgcagcctgaagcagaagaGCGTTTTGGCCTCCGACAGAGAAAAATGCTGAGGCTGCACAAACCAGGAATGAATACCATCATGGATAAGAACAGCGGCTGGAAGATTAACTGTTTGGTGTCAGCCGTGGAATGAAGTCTCTCCACCTGCTTTTTTACATTCATAGGGAATAACTgtagtttggaaaaaaaatgggATGTGTGAGGATGTATAAAAAATATGTAATGTTTTCAAAACCTGTCTTACTTTGGTGCTGTCTGGCACAGCAAATGGAGAACATTGACGCAGAGAGAGACATCTATGACGAGCTTCTCACCCAGGCTGAAATCCAGGGCAACGTCAACAAGGTCAACGGTAAGCCATATGAGCACAGACCCATATTAGATATCATGCTTTGTGTGCATAGATTATCAGTGACATTTAACCATCTCCTCTGCAGTGGCAACTGCAATTAATGCAGCCGAACAGGCGATACTGAACGGTGATGAGGAGAAGCTGTATGAGGCCCTGAAGGCTGTAGGTGTTCAAAACCTGCAGCCCCAGAACAAAGGCTGGTACCTCAAACAGCTGCGGGCTGAGCGGGAGAGTAAAGAGCAGGTTGGAGAGGATGACGCTACAAGTTTATGTAAAGATCTGCTTCTCTGGCTTGTCTGTATAACTCACTTTACTGATGATTTTCTTTTATCAGGCGTCTCCAGGAGAAGCACTGACTAGGGATGAGTTGCAGAGCGGCGTAGATGTGGCCAATGAGATCGCAGAAAGCTACCAAAAATGTGGGTGCATAAATGACATTGTATATGTGTTGTGCTGTTCTGCTCTTGTTTCACATGTTATTCATAATACTTGTGTATATTACTAATACACACCTCCACAATGTCCCTGTGGTTGTTCCAGTAAagctgtttttttggtttctgcATTGACTTTAATAGGAGCTATTATCTTTGATTTGGCTTTTGCATTTTTTCCTCCAATTCATTTTTCACCAATTTAAAAATGGATAAAGTGAAAGTAATAAACTGAACGTTTCATCCTGCATCTGAAGAAGGAAAAGCTTAAGTTTTCTATCTTTCTCTCCCAACTGTCGTGCGTGTGCAGTGTTGAAAGCAGTGGAACGCATTAATGCTGCCATCAGGGCAGGTTTTCCAGAGAAAacggtggaggagctgatgaaccCACAAGCTCAGCTGCCTGAAGTCTACCCCAGTGCTGCAGACCTGTACCAGAGGGAGCTGGCCAgcctacagcagcagagcccaGAGGTACCCTGAGAGCTGAAATTGTATTTACTAGCTCTTTTTAAGACATGATTACTACAGATGTGCTGAGTGTTTTTGCCTGGTTGACTCTTTAATTTGAACCAGAGCAATCCGATCGTCTTACACATGAAGTAATCGCCCTGTCTCGCAGTTAACTCTGTCCCATCCTGAGCTGCTCGTTGCCGTGGAGATGCTATCATCGGTGGTGCTGATGAACCAGGCGATGGATGCCGGAGACCGAGCTGCCCTCTGGAGGCAGTTGTCCAGCCCGGTCACTGGTCTCAGTAATGTGGAGGATAATTACGCTCAGAGGTTAGCAGAGCGCTGCACGGGTGAGGGACGTCTATGAAGCAGGTGGTTAATGTGAATCTATGTATGTCCCAGGTACATGGATGAACTGGTGCGTCTTAAGGCCACAGCCAGAGAGCAGGGCTGCGACTATCTGACATGGAATGACATTCAAGCCTGCGTTGACCAGGTCAACTTCACtgtgcaggaggagcatgaacgTAAGACCCAGAACCATATTAGGTCTTAAACCCACATTAGTTTTGGAAGAAATAGACAGAAACTATTGATGCTTGACCCCAAAGATGACATGTCGCATCTCTGTCATGACATCCAGGTGAGTTAAAATTGCAGGTATTGAATATGAGTGTTTGCTTTCTCAGGTATTGCTGCCATCGGACAGATAAACGAGGCTCTGCATGAGGGGGATTCCCTGAAAACCTTGGCCATGTTACAGAATCCGGCTGCCAAACTGACTGACGTGGACCCGTCTGTAGCTCAGCACTACCACGACAAACTGTTGGAGGCTCGCCGGGAAAAGGCTCACGtaagacacatgcacacacatgcacatacacggGCTTTACAGTCAGAGTGGAAAATAAGATGCTGGGTTCCTAGGGCTGCTTTGACTGTcttcttgtcttttgttttctttagctAGTGTTCAGGTCAGTATTATGCAAAAACAGCATGTAAACAGTAGAAGGTTACAGTTACTCACTGACTTATAGAAGCTGCAAGATGGTAAAGTGCAAAGTTTATTTTGGCCAGTAGAGTTTCCCTTAAACATTTGGTGTGTGTCTTTAAGCATTCATTAAAATAAGAAAGTGGGCAGGATTCGCTCAGAGGCTTCATCCATCTCTCAGCCCACTTGAGATGGAGCAAAATTAAGCACTCACGTCCAGGTCAGAATCCAATAAGGCAGTTGtagacacatttatttacacCGAGGACACGAATGGACCCCGTGTGTAATTTGGGCTGTGATATCAGTAACTTCAGAAAAGTCAGGGAACTACTTTAACAGCCACACAATTTAAGTAAGAAAATGTACAAACTGTATATTAACAGCAGCATGATACACAGTGGGCATGTAGTTGTGGTGTTTTCATATATTCCCGACGGAAATATACCTTTAGTTGGAGTGTCCCACTAATTGAGCCTGGTCTCGCTCTAATTTTCCTCCTgttaatccatccatcctttgTTAATCTGGAATATTCCCTGGACAGGTTGTTAGTCCATCATTGAGAACACACAccgctctctcactcactcactctctcacacacacacacacacacacacacacacacacacacacacacacacacacacacacacacacacacacacacacacatacaccaagATCTGCCTGTTTATGAATGGTCGGGGGAAACAACAGTATCGCTCTGCCCCGCCGCTCTTTTCCTTTATATGGAGCTCTAAAAACTTACCACTGGCATCTAAAACTGCTTCTAATTTACTGtaacacagctggaaaaaacCTTGGTTTTAACACTATAAAAAATCgatttgattaaaatgtgtgATTGTGGCTGTGTAAAATACCTTAGCTATTATTGTTGCAGACACCTCCATGTGATGCAGGCTTCCGAGCAACACATGACACCACCATTCTGCTCTATTACCCACTgcccccacttcctgtcattcaTGGCTGCACatccttttctgttttctgtgggCTGAACAGACAAATCGACTTGAGCAGACACATCCAGTGGGAGAGCTGTTTTCTTAAACTGTGCGTCACTGCTCTCTAACGTGTCTCTAACCTGTGTTACAGTCGTGAGATTGAGGCAAGTGACTGTAGGCTCACCCCTAGAAGCCTGTTTGCATATGTTACAGGAAGTGAATTTGGTTTACTTcagcagaggaggctgaagaTGAGGTTCAGTTATTACTCCTTATTTCATCAGTACAACCAGTCAGTAAATAGAAAAGTTCCATTTGTATCGTTTTGTACGGACTGTGTTTACATTCTGATACTGAAAATCATTCGTCAAGGCTGGACAATAGTTGGCTGCTGCCCacactgttttaaatggcaTCAGTTAGATCATAACCCTTAAATAAAGCTTGTGGGAATTTTtcacagcagagaaaaacattagaagtaaaaacacacagaggccaAACTACTTGACGTGTTCATTTGCTAAGGAAATAACAAGCGGGGCTAAATTCATTGACTTCCATAAAAGGGCAGGGAGCCGACCACATTAAATGTTCCAGACCTGTGAAAAGTGGTGGTTTATGATTGAAGAAGTAGCGTTGAACTTCCTTTTGATTTGCTACAGTTGATGATATGACGAGATATGAAAGGGAGGGGCCTCCAGGTCATCTGGGGTCTTGGCTGTGTGGGGGAAgtttaatgtttgtttgtttttggtttttctgaTTCTTAGTGTTGTTGCAGGATCACACTACAGGGTTTAATCAAGAGTGCCAGCTACAAATGCTCATCCACTCAGAACTGTGCCCAGATAAACAGCAGGAAGTCCTGACAAGGTCCCATTGTAACAACAAGATTGTAGATTGTAGGCTCCTGCATTCTACCTTCTCTGGCACCAAGTTTCCTCAAGAGAATTAGGGCTGTCTGTGATAAATAGCTGCAGAATATAAATTTAGACTGCTGAGGGAAACCCAGAAGTTTACAAAGTTTGAACTTTGGTTGACTGTCTGCTGCCCAGTCTCATGTCTCACCACTTGCAAAATATCAATTTTTTGTcaaggtgcagcagcagcagtaggaggATGGCATTTAGGTTTCTATATGCCATcctcctactgctgctgcaaGTGAAATCCTCACGATGAGGTATTGATGTGACACACCCTCCTTTTCCACCCCGAGGTACAACGTGTAAGGGGGTGGAGACACGGAGGAGGGAGTCGCAGATAAAATTAGCCTGGTTTACCCACCTTTTTGAGGAACagtaaccagctgcagcagttcTTAAGGGTGATTGCGCCATCAGGTGGTAGCTTGTAGTAACTACAGCTCATACTAACATCTTGCGTGTCTGTGGAGACCAAATTTTAACCCCCATCTCATTGAGCAGTAACAGGGAGGTTTTGAACTATATGCTGAGTGTAGTCATTTAAAACGCAAGAAAAATAATAGAACAAAAAGTTATTTTCTCTTAATATCGCTTTGCAGCTGTAGTCTTGAagcaaaataacttttaatgTGTAGAATACACATTATTATGTCTCAAGACACAACAGAAGACATAGTAATAACTTGAAAATGTACACaaagcagcaacacacacaaaagttgCCATAATGTTAACATGTATTTGCTTTGGTACTTAAGATTTTGAATACATTTTTGTCCATGTCCCTGCAGGAGACCGAGGACCCATCTGCTGCACTGTGGTTGGACGAGATCCAGGACGCCATTCTGAAGGCTAACCAAGACacacaggaggccttgcaatgTAAGAGCAcagaaaataaattcatttgACTAAATAATGTCAAGCTGTTGCACATctgtctttccctctctctgtgtgtctctgtcctctctccatGTTTGTGAATGAGCATGAGCACTATTTGAAGATTTTTAAAGAATGTGTTGAATACTTCACTCATTCAAAGGAATATATTGAAGAATTTAACCCAGGGGACTATTCAAGCCATCTGCTGGGTTATATATAAAGTTTTGTCTTTGCAGTCTCTCGGGCTATTCAGACTATCAATGAGGCGGTGAATGTTGGTGAACCGGTTCAAACTTTGGCTGCTCTGCGCAATCCTGGCACAGGACTGTATGGAGTGACCTCTGAATGTGCCCAGACCTATCAGGATGACCTCGTCAAGGTTAAAAATCAGAAGAATGCAGAAGGTAGGACAAAACATGTGACATCTCCCATTTAAGCTCCTTGTGTTAGTTAATTAAATTAGTTGGGTTTTTTAAACTTATTAATGTCTGCTCTGCAATTGTATCGTGTCCTGATACTCCTGCAGGTGATAATGGCAGCGAATGGGTGAAACACTGGGTGAAAGGAGGACATGACTACTATTATAACCTTAACACAAAGGAAGGCACATGGGTGGAACCGGAGGGCTTTCTGCAGAACAACACCCGGCTCAACAAGGACGACATTCAGGTGGGTCACTGACAGGAAAAGTTGGGTCGTTGTTGTTTGAACTGCTGCCATCAAGGAGAGAAACTAAATATTGGAAATTTGCAAGTGGAAAATTGGATCAAGAGTTTAAAATCGCAAAGGGAACAAAACTAATGTTCTAGCTTTGTTGTCAAAAGTTTGGAAGCAGTTAAAGTAAACTGTTGGGATTTGGAAATATGTAGAAATGCTATTTTGGACATCACATTGAACGGGTTTTATTCCCGCTTCTCAGGCCGTGGTTTCTGGAGTAACCACAGCTTACAATCGAGAGCAGCTGTGGCTCGCCAACGAGACTCTCATTACCAAGTTGCAAGCTCGTTGTCGTGGCTACCTCGTGAGAAAAGGCCTAAAGGAGAGGATGGAGTACCTGAAATCCAATGAGGCGGCCGTTACAAACATACAGGTAATTATTCAGACATAAGGTCAAAGTCACATCTATTTACAAGGCACGTGTTAATATCAATTTAATGGGTATTTTGGGGTGAATAAAATCATAATGCCTTTATTTAATCTGCTATTCCCAGGCTCATTGGAAAGGCtacaaacaaaagaggaagttcAATGATCGTAAGCAATATCTGAAggatcacagtgatgaagctGTTAAGGTGAAAACAAAGCCTTAAAACCACTTTTTAATCGTAGTATTTTTCAGCAAATTTATGGTTCCATTGGTTTTCTCCCCTTCAGATCCAGTCCATGGTTCGAATGCATCAAGCTCGTAAGAAATATAGGGATCGCCTAAAGTATTTCAGAGATCATGTGAGTTTGAGAATCCGTCATATTGAGATGAATCGCAAAATGTAAACGTTTCATAATCACAGTTTCTACTTAGGAACCAGCAGCACTTTGATGTGCACAAATGCAGCAGCTCCTTTACATAAAACCTTGATTAGGACAGGGTGGAGCATGCGTTAAAAGGCCTGCAGAGATGTATCTGTTCTGTTTCCATAGTGATTTTATTCAtattaatgtttttaaatggttAATTTTTTGTTTATATTAATTGTTTGTATTTTCATTTATGATGATTACATAAATATGGACTTCTAATTTGGGCCCTTGGGAAAAATTGctattgctgctgtttgtttttacagtagcacaaaaataaaaaaactgatGGCTTGtccaaaaaatgaaaaaagtgaaaatctgAACATTCTAAATTGAAATCCTATTAATTATCACAGTAATAGAGGTTCAGAGTAGAAAAAAGACACTAAAATCAACTAAAGTCTTTATATTCCAGTGGGTAAATTTCCCCCGACACCCCTGCAGACATTTATTCTGTGTCCAGTGGGGTTTGATGCAGGTGGATGTCTCACTCAGCACTGATGTACATAAAGTCATTTCCACTCAAACCCACAGAGAATCTCTTCGTGTACAATAAAGAGCATTGATCAGCAGAATGATTTAATTTCAATTACAGATCAATGACGTGATAAAGATCCAGGCTTTTATTAGAGCCAACAAGGCCAGAGATGATTACAAGACACTGAGTAAGTACTTCCTGCTCGATCACTGTTCAGATGGGCCCCCGGTCACTGCCAAGTCATCACTTGACTTACAAAATGTGCTTCCTTTATCAGCCAGTGCCGAAGATCCTCCAATGGGGGTGGTCCGGAAGTTTGTGCACCTGCTGGACCACAGTGACCAGGACTTCCAGGAGGAGTTGGAGCTGATGCAGCTCCGTGAGGAAGTGATCACCAACATCCGCTCTaatcagcagctggagaacGACCTGAACCTCATGGACATCAAGATCGGCCTGCTGGTGAAGAACAAGATCACACTGCAGGAGGTGGTGTCCCACAGCAAGAGGCTGACCAAGAAGAACAAGGGCCAGCTGTccaacatgatgatgatgaacaaaCAGAGAGGAGGCCTGAAGGCCCTGAGCAAGGAGAAGAGGCTGAAACTGGAGGCCTACCAATACCTATTTTATCTGTTACAGGTGAAGATTTACTTGAAGATTAAAACAAAATTTAGGACGTAGACAGTGTTTTGAGGTCTTAAAGAATGAATCACTCCTACAGGACAAATCTGCTTCAACAGCTCAGCCAGTCCCGATTAACTTCTATTGCGACTGTATATAACACTGTTTTTGGAGGGAGACTGGAGAAATaaagtattgattttttttttctttttcccctccttgtaGACCAACCCTACATATCTGGCCAAGCTCATCTTCCAGATGCCACAGAATAAATCCACAAAGTTTATGGACTCTGTGATCTTCACCTTGTATAACTATGCCTCCAACCAAAGGGAGGAGTACCTGCTGCTCAAGCTCTTCAAGACagccctgaaggaggagatcaaGTGAGAAACAGCCAGTTGATAATCATGCCTGAGCTTTTTAAATTCAGCTGAGTAAATGCTGGGCTTCATCCACCGcccacaggtcaaaggtcgaccAGATGAAGGAGATCGTTACAGGAAACCCCACAGTCATCAAGATGGTGGTGAGCTTCCACCGAGGTGCCCGGGGACAGAACGCTCTGCGGCAGATCCTGGCACCGGTTGTCAAGGAGATCATGGATGACAAGGCGCTTAACATCAAGACCGATCCAGTGGACATCTACAAGAGCTGGGTCAACCAGATGGAGACCCAAACCGGAGAGGCCAGGTGAGCAGAGAATGAGGCTCCCTTCTGTTCCTGCAGGATGTCGGCCCTGTCGGCTGAACAACTCTTTACAAAACCCTCTTTCTCTTTCGGCTGCTCCCAGTAAGTTGCCTTATGACGTGACTCCAGAGCAAGCCATGAGCCACGAGGAGGTGAGGACCAGACTGGAGGCCTCCATTAAGAACATGAAGACCATCACTGACAAATTCCTGTCCGCCATTATCGTCTCAGTGGATAAAATTCCGTAGGTTCCGCGCTATCGTCACATTTTTAGGTTTCTGCGTCATTCGATTTCATTATTTCACCTGGCCTGTCTCTTACCGTCAGATACGGGATGCGTTTCATCTCTAAGGTGTTGAAGGACAGTCTCCAAGAGAAGTTTCCAGATGCAACAGAAGACGAATTACTCAAGGTTTGTCGAAGGAATCCTGTTTTTCTGCTTAAATTGCAT
Proteins encoded in this region:
- the iqgap1 gene encoding ras GTPase-activating-like protein IQGAP1, with protein sequence MSTSEETDGLRPRYGSVLDGVERLTAEEMDERRQQNMAYEYLCHLEEAKRWMEACLDEELPPTTELEEGLRNGVYLAKLGNFFAPRTVSLKKIYDREQTRYKATGLHFRHTDNVIQWLNAMAEKGLPKIFYPETTDIYDRKNMPRCIYCIHALSLYLFKLGLAPQIQDLYGKVDFTEEEINNMKSELEKYGIQMPAFSKIGGILANELSVDEAALHAAVIAINEAIDQGVPEGTLAAMQNPNAMLVNLDPSSAHHYHNTLYQAKGEKVANSRKRQMENIDAERDIYDELLTQAEIQGNVNKVNVATAINAAEQAILNGDEEKLYEALKAVGVQNLQPQNKGWYLKQLRAERESKEQASPGEALTRDELQSGVDVANEIAESYQKLLKAVERINAAIRAGFPEKTVEELMNPQAQLPEVYPSAADLYQRELASLQQQSPELTLSHPELLVAVEMLSSVVLMNQAMDAGDRAALWRQLSSPVTGLSNVEDNYAQRYMDELVRLKATAREQGCDYLTWNDIQACVDQVNFTVQEEHERIAAIGQINEALHEGDSLKTLAMLQNPAAKLTDVDPSVAQHYHDKLLEARREKAHETEDPSAALWLDEIQDAILKANQDTQEALQFSRAIQTINEAVNVGEPVQTLAALRNPGTGLYGVTSECAQTYQDDLVKVKNQKNAEGDNGSEWVKHWVKGGHDYYYNLNTKEGTWVEPEGFLQNNTRLNKDDIQAVVSGVTTAYNREQLWLANETLITKLQARCRGYLVRKGLKERMEYLKSNEAAVTNIQAHWKGYKQKRKFNDRKQYLKDHSDEAVKIQSMVRMHQARKKYRDRLKYFRDHINDVIKIQAFIRANKARDDYKTLTSAEDPPMGVVRKFVHLLDHSDQDFQEELELMQLREEVITNIRSNQQLENDLNLMDIKIGLLVKNKITLQEVVSHSKRLTKKNKGQLSNMMMMNKQRGGLKALSKEKRLKLEAYQYLFYLLQTNPTYLAKLIFQMPQNKSTKFMDSVIFTLYNYASNQREEYLLLKLFKTALKEEIKSKVDQMKEIVTGNPTVIKMVVSFHRGARGQNALRQILAPVVKEIMDDKALNIKTDPVDIYKSWVNQMETQTGEASKLPYDVTPEQAMSHEEVRTRLEASIKNMKTITDKFLSAIIVSVDKIPYGMRFISKVLKDSLQEKFPDATEDELLKIVGNLLYYRYMNPAIVAPDAFDIIEVSAGGQLTTEQRRNLGSVAKMLQHAASNKMFLGDNAHLNPINEYLSASYQKFRRFFLAACDVPSLEDKFNVDQYSDLVTVSKPVIYISIGEMINTHTLLLDHQDAIAPEHNDPIHELLEDLGEVPTVESLIGENPLPPDDPNKELMGKTEVSLTLTNKFDVPGEANVEMDAKTLLLNTKRLIVDVIRFQPGETLTEILDSTASPEQEAEYQRAMQRRAIRDAKTPEKMKQVKPVVDDSLTLQGKKDKIKSNLQRLAELGKVDPQNRYQDLINDIAKDIRNQRRYRQRRKAELVRLQQTNAALNTKTKFFNVQIDSYNQYIKACMDNLASKGKLSQKPGSNKAKKSKQVSQKYTASRLHEKGVLIAIEDLQPNQFKNVIFEISPSEAVGVFDVKAKFMGVHLETLQIEYQDLLQLQYEGVAVMKIFDRATINVNLLIFLLNKKFYEK